In Solenopsis invicta isolate M01_SB chromosome 1, UNIL_Sinv_3.0, whole genome shotgun sequence, one genomic interval encodes:
- the LOC105201045 gene encoding armadillo repeat-containing X-linked protein 4-like yields MDKQFKNLLNKEESGSTQYLNSASDKYQEGLFANQFRNGNLINSSINPVAWADTISHPYRPNLNADQSNDQQLFMDQFINRNVLNNARESDKQIVKDLDQIDGEYLVRNLDQIGGGHLVRNLDQIGGGHLVRNLDQIGGGHLVRNLDQIGGGHLVRNLDQIGGGHLVRNLDQIGGGHLVRNLDQIGGGHLVRNLDQIGGGHLVRNLDQIGGGHLVRNLDQIGGGNLVRSIDYPDAEIKRHVDHSASTSEKLHFTRNLNQDGNFVRNLDQIGGGNLVRNLDQIGGGNLVRSLK; encoded by the coding sequence ATGGACAagcaattcaaaaatttattaaacaaagaagAGAGTGGCTCTACTCAATATTTAAATTCCGCCAGTGACAAGTACCAAGAGGGACTTTTTGCCAATCAATTTCGTAATGGAAATCTCATTAATTCCTCGATCAACCCCGTTGCATGGGCAGATACAATAAGTCATCCATATAGACCCAATTTAAATGCTGATCAATCAAATGACCAGCAATTATTTATGGATCAATTTATTAATCGCAATGTTTTGAATAACGCACGAGAGAGTGATAAACAAATCGTTAAAGATCTAGATCAGATCGATGGCGAATATTTGGTCAGAAATTTAGATCAGATCGGTGGTGGACACCTGGTCAGAAATCTAGATCAGATTGGCGGCGGACATTTGGTAAGAAATCTGGATCAGATTGGCGGCGGACATTTGGTGAGAAATCTGGATCAGATCGGCGGCGGGCATTTGGTGAGAAATCTGGATCAGATCGGCGGCGGGCATTTGGTGAGAAATCTGGATCAGATCGGCGGCGGGCATTTGGTAAGAAATCTGGATCAGATCGGCGGCGGGCATTTGGTGAGAAATCTGGATCAGATCGGCGGCGGGCATTTGGTGAGAAATCTGGATCAGATTGGCGGCGGACATTTGGTGAGAAATCTGGATCAGATCGGCGGTGGAAATCTGGTCAGAAGCATCGATTATCCGGACGCAGAAATAAAACGTCATGTTGATCATTCAGCGAGTACTTCCGAGAAGTTACACTTCACGCGAAATTTGAATCAGGATGGGAATTTTGTGAGAAACTTAGATCAAATTGGAGGTGGAAATCTTGTACGCAATTTGGATCAGATCGGTGGCGGAAATCTCGTGAGAAGCTTGAAATGA